CACGTTCAAGAGGTGAATAACTGGGTTGAGCGAGATGGTTTTGCGTTGCTTCGTGGCTTAAATATTGTGAGCACGAATCAGTTTAGCGCCATACTTGAGACCTTGTTTGGTGAGCGTTTAAGCCAGTATGTTTATCGCTCTTCACCACGAACGGCACTGAACAACAATATTTACACCACCACAGAATATCATGCCGATCAAGTGATCCTGCAGCATAACGAAAATGCTTACTCCAATGTTTGGCCGATGCGAATGGGCTTTTTTTGTGTGATCCCAGCAACTACGGGTGGGTGCACACCACTTGCCGACAGCCGTGAAGTATATCGTCGTATTCCCAGTGAATTAAGAGACAAGTTTGAGCGTTTAGGTGTGCAGTACGTGCGTAACTACGGTGATATTGACCTACCTTGGCAAGAGGTTTTTCAGACCGAGAGTAAAGCCGAGGTTGAGCAATATTGCCGACAAAATGAAATCGAATTTACTTGGCTTGATGATAAAAGGCTACAAACCAAGCAATGGCGTCCGGCGGTCATGCGCCATCCGAAAAGTGGTGAAAAGGTATGGTTTAATCAAGCTCACTTGTTCCACTGCTCGAGCCTAGATAATCAACTCAGTGCACAAATGCGTGACAGTATCGGCAGTGAATTTTTACCTAGAAACGCCTTTTTTGGTGATGGTAGCGAAATAAGTGACCAAGACATCAAGCTCATCAATCAGGTTTATCAAGACCTCAGTTTTGCTTACCCGTGGCAAAGAAACGATATTTTGCTGCTGGATAATATGCTGTTTACTCATGGCAGAGAGGCCTATACAGGCACTCGTAAAGTACTAGTTGGCATGGCAAATATCGCGTCAGCATAACTAGTTGGTACTCATTCCGATGAAAGTCGGGCAACAACATTTGTTAGTGGTTACGTGGTTGGCAATGTAAGGAATTTGAACAATGAAATGGCTAATACAACTACGGCTAAGAATGATGATGCTATTTTGCATCACCTTAGCACTGGCTTCTTGTTTGCAGAAAAAGAGCGTGGCAGATAATCACACCATTATGCCTAATCAATTAGAGATGATAGCGGCGGTGGTGAATGAATACTGCGATGCCAACCTATTCTTTGGCACGGTTTATATCACCTCGATTGATAAGGTGGTGTACCAGTCCAACTGCGGACCACAGAACATGCAATATGATGTTGATAACAGCGTTAAGTCCAAGTATCGCATCGGTTCCAATACCAAAGCGTTTTCGGCTGCTATTTTAATGAAGATGCTAGATGGTAAGGACTTACGGCAGGAAACCATTGGTGATCACTTGCCTTGGTACCCTGATAACCAATGTGCGGATGTTTCGCTGCATCATTTGCTTACCATGTCATCAGGGATCAATAACTACAGCGACAACGAAGCCGTATACGATAACTACGGTTGGCGGCCTTATTTATACAACTCGAGTCTAGATCTTAACGGTCCGGAAGATTTTAGTAATCGCTTTTGTACTTGTGGTGCTGAAGCGGGGCAAAATGGCACACCGTCATTTACGCCCGGCAGAAAGTACGAATACAGCAACTGTAACTATTATCTTATCGGTAATATCATCGAGCAGTTAGCGGCTGGCAAACAAGGCAATATTGGTCGTGAGTATTGGTTTGCCAATATCGTTCAAGAGCAAATTCTAAATCCGCTTAGCATGACGGACAGCGGCTCTTACAGTGCGATTGGTGTCTATTCAAATATGACCACAGGTTATATTTATAATCAAAACCAATACTTACCCCTTGCCAATGGTCGTCCACCAGCTATAGGAGGCCCTGCACCTTACGAAGATATTTTAGTGAATCCATATAGCAACCCTTTGGTACTGTATTCCGCTGGAGATTTATATTCCACAGTGGAGGACATGCATAAATGGGATCAAGGCTTGTATGGCACTCAAATCTTAAATGATACCCAGAAACTAGCGGCCTTTGCTCCCTACTCTAACACTGGTAGCAGCGACGAGTGTGAATACTATGGCTATGGTTGGTTTGTGACTTATGTTGACCCAAACCAGTACGGCAAAGTGGCAAATTGCCCCGAAAACCCAGCCGATGCAAATCTCAGAATGTATGAAAAATTCTTACAGTACTCTGGTAGTTACCCCTATTCATGGGTGACCAGCTTTACTCGTTTACTGGAACGAGATCAAAGCATCATGGTGTTTAGCAACTATGTGAAAGAGGGGATTGAGTCAGATTGTATCGCCAAGGAGATCCGCAACATTATCTTCTATAGTGACAAACACCGTACCGAGCAATGCCAGCAAGATTTGAACCAGGCATAACGCGGTAGGGAAAAATACCGAGCTTTCGCGCTCGGTTAAACAAATTAATAGAACGCCTGCAGTAGGTGGCAACGTTTCGCTCAGTTGT
This genomic interval from Pseudoalteromonas galatheae contains the following:
- a CDS encoding serine hydrolase domain-containing protein, with product MKWLIQLRLRMMMLFCITLALASCLQKKSVADNHTIMPNQLEMIAAVVNEYCDANLFFGTVYITSIDKVVYQSNCGPQNMQYDVDNSVKSKYRIGSNTKAFSAAILMKMLDGKDLRQETIGDHLPWYPDNQCADVSLHHLLTMSSGINNYSDNEAVYDNYGWRPYLYNSSLDLNGPEDFSNRFCTCGAEAGQNGTPSFTPGRKYEYSNCNYYLIGNIIEQLAAGKQGNIGREYWFANIVQEQILNPLSMTDSGSYSAIGVYSNMTTGYIYNQNQYLPLANGRPPAIGGPAPYEDILVNPYSNPLVLYSAGDLYSTVEDMHKWDQGLYGTQILNDTQKLAAFAPYSNTGSSDECEYYGYGWFVTYVDPNQYGKVANCPENPADANLRMYEKFLQYSGSYPYSWVTSFTRLLERDQSIMVFSNYVKEGIESDCIAKEIRNIIFYSDKHRTEQCQQDLNQA
- a CDS encoding TauD/TfdA family dioxygenase, which codes for MDHALSLELDPTTIAADSRIHDLSEVKQSGMAWVKNHVQEVNNWVERDGFALLRGLNIVSTNQFSAILETLFGERLSQYVYRSSPRTALNNNIYTTTEYHADQVILQHNENAYSNVWPMRMGFFCVIPATTGGCTPLADSREVYRRIPSELRDKFERLGVQYVRNYGDIDLPWQEVFQTESKAEVEQYCRQNEIEFTWLDDKRLQTKQWRPAVMRHPKSGEKVWFNQAHLFHCSSLDNQLSAQMRDSIGSEFLPRNAFFGDGSEISDQDIKLINQVYQDLSFAYPWQRNDILLLDNMLFTHGREAYTGTRKVLVGMANIASA